The following coding sequences lie in one Pseudomonas monsensis genomic window:
- a CDS encoding glycosyltransferase translates to MLIIIHSETNQHTINRNLGRSEYSYYFVLKEYRPVLERLGRVVEVADPVAEVDALYADCHARGEPCVFLSFSPPHRTPVHLACPTLPVFAWEFSTIPNEPFNGDPLNDWRTVLNACGAAITHSSYTVNAVREAMDADYPIVAVPAPVWDRFAARGVQLQGQPVVDAVQLKIKGLVVDSRKLDLNAFGPVRLRRGKGIDFRAPVTEQTLLLEGVVYTSVFNPRDGRKNWEDMISAFCATFRDNEDATLVLKLTHHDAEEALTDILHHLYKNQSYRCRIVLIYGYLADADYERLVQATRYVVNTSYGEGQCLPLMEFMSCGKPAVAPCTTAMIDYLSADNAFLIAATEDLTTWPHDPRSAYRTLRYATQWSSICAAYRASYEVAKNDPQRYALMSAQAVESLRGFCSQAVAEQRLQVFFAQLFERHAERAIEATGA, encoded by the coding sequence ATGCTGATCATCATCCATTCGGAAACCAACCAGCACACCATCAACCGCAACCTTGGCCGGTCGGAATACAGCTATTACTTCGTGCTCAAGGAGTATCGGCCTGTGCTGGAACGCCTCGGGCGGGTGGTCGAGGTTGCTGATCCGGTCGCTGAAGTCGATGCGTTGTACGCGGACTGCCATGCCCGTGGCGAGCCCTGCGTGTTCCTGTCGTTCTCGCCCCCGCATCGCACCCCGGTGCATCTGGCCTGCCCGACGTTGCCGGTGTTCGCTTGGGAATTCAGCACCATCCCCAACGAACCGTTCAACGGTGATCCGTTGAACGACTGGCGCACCGTGCTCAATGCCTGCGGCGCCGCGATCACTCATTCCAGCTACACGGTCAATGCCGTGCGCGAAGCAATGGACGCCGATTACCCGATCGTCGCCGTGCCTGCACCGGTCTGGGATCGGTTTGCCGCGCGGGGCGTGCAGTTGCAGGGGCAGCCTGTCGTCGACGCCGTGCAGTTGAAAATCAAGGGACTGGTCGTCGACAGCCGCAAGCTCGATCTGAATGCTTTTGGTCCGGTGCGCCTGCGCCGCGGCAAGGGCATTGATTTTCGAGCGCCGGTCACCGAGCAGACGTTATTGCTTGAAGGCGTGGTGTACACCTCGGTGTTCAACCCCCGCGACGGGCGCAAGAACTGGGAAGACATGATCAGTGCCTTCTGTGCGACGTTCCGTGACAACGAAGACGCGACGCTGGTACTCAAGCTCACCCACCACGATGCCGAAGAAGCCCTCACCGACATCCTTCATCACTTGTACAAGAATCAGTCTTATCGCTGCCGTATCGTGCTGATCTATGGCTACCTGGCAGACGCGGATTACGAGCGTCTGGTGCAGGCGACCCGCTATGTCGTCAACACGTCCTACGGTGAAGGCCAGTGCCTGCCGCTGATGGAATTCATGTCCTGCGGCAAGCCGGCAGTGGCGCCGTGCACGACGGCGATGATCGACTATCTGAGTGCCGATAACGCTTTCCTGATTGCGGCAACGGAGGATTTGACCACCTGGCCACACGATCCACGCTCGGCTTACCGCACGCTGCGCTATGCCACCCAATGGTCTTCGATTTGTGCGGCGTACCGCGCCAGCTATGAGGTGGCCAAAAACGATCCACAGCGCTATGCGTTGATGTCGGCGCAAGCGGTGGAGAGTTTGCGAGGTTTTTGCAGTCAGGCCGTGGCGGAGCAGCGGTTGCAGGTATTTTTTGCGCAGCTGTTCGAGCGGCACGCCGAACGGGCCATTGAGGCGACCGGAGCATGA
- a CDS encoding Lrp/AsnC family transcriptional regulator encodes MKLDAFDRKILAALQRNGRLSNVELADEIGLSASPCLRRVRMLEEAGVIRGYQANLDRDEVGLGLTVFVGVKVERHNDAQAEAFYEAVTALPEVISAFLVSGESDFLLQVVVPDLRAYDRFLSGCLLKLPGVSDIRSNFAIHTVKTPGALPLGHLPD; translated from the coding sequence ATGAAACTGGACGCCTTTGATCGCAAGATTCTCGCCGCCCTGCAACGTAACGGACGCCTGAGCAACGTCGAACTGGCTGACGAAATCGGCCTGTCGGCATCGCCTTGTCTGCGTCGGGTGCGGATGCTGGAGGAGGCCGGCGTGATTCGCGGTTACCAGGCCAATCTGGATCGCGATGAAGTGGGGCTGGGTCTGACGGTGTTTGTCGGGGTCAAGGTCGAGCGGCACAACGACGCACAGGCCGAGGCTTTTTATGAAGCGGTCACCGCGTTACCGGAAGTGATTTCCGCGTTTCTCGTTTCCGGTGAGTCGGATTTTCTCTTGCAGGTGGTGGTGCCGGATCTGCGCGCGTATGACCGCTTTCTCAGCGGGTGTCTGTTGAAGTTGCCGGGGGTGAGCGACATTCGCAGCAACTTTGCGATTCACACGGTGAAGACGCCGGGGGCGTTGCCGTTGGGGCATCTTCCGGATTAA
- the lpdA gene encoding dihydrolipoyl dehydrogenase, with translation MSNYDVVILGGGPGGYNAAIRAGQLGLKAACVEGRATLGGTCLNVGCMPSKALLHASELYDAAMGAEFANLGIEVRPTLNLAQMMKQKDESVSGLTKGIEFLFRKNKVDWIKGWGHIDGPGKVSVTNDQGSKVELTAKDIIIATGSEPTPLPGVEIDNQRILDSTGALSLSEVPSHLVVIGAGVIGLELGSVWRRLGAQVTVVEYLDRICPGVDAEAGKTLQRSLSKQGIAFKLSSKVTSATSSASGVQLSVEPSAGGSAELLEADYVLVAIGRRPYTQGLGLENVGLSTDKRGMLANRQHRTEAPGVWVIGDVTSGPMLAHKAEDEAMVCVEQIHGKAGEVNYDLIPNVIYTKPELASVGKTEEQLKAEGRAYKVGKFPFTANSRAKINHETEGFAKVLADERTDEILGVHLVGPSVSEMIGEFCVAMEFSASAQDIALTCHPHPTRSEALRQAAMNVEGMATQM, from the coding sequence ATGAGCAACTATGACGTAGTGATTCTGGGCGGCGGCCCCGGTGGTTATAACGCGGCGATCCGCGCTGGCCAGTTGGGTCTCAAAGCCGCTTGCGTCGAAGGTCGCGCGACCTTGGGCGGCACCTGCCTGAATGTCGGCTGCATGCCTTCCAAAGCGCTGCTGCATGCCTCGGAGCTGTATGACGCAGCGATGGGTGCGGAATTCGCCAACCTCGGCATCGAGGTCAGACCCACGCTGAATCTGGCGCAGATGATGAAGCAGAAAGACGAAAGCGTGAGCGGCCTGACCAAAGGCATCGAGTTCCTCTTTCGCAAAAACAAGGTCGACTGGATCAAGGGCTGGGGCCATATCGACGGCCCGGGCAAAGTCAGCGTAACCAACGATCAGGGCAGCAAGGTCGAACTGACCGCCAAGGACATCATCATCGCCACCGGCTCCGAGCCCACTCCCCTGCCCGGCGTGGAGATCGACAACCAACGCATTCTGGATTCCACCGGTGCCCTGTCGCTGAGCGAAGTACCCAGCCATCTGGTGGTGATCGGCGCCGGGGTCATCGGCCTCGAACTGGGGTCGGTGTGGCGGCGTCTGGGCGCGCAGGTCACCGTGGTCGAATACCTCGATCGCATCTGCCCCGGAGTCGATGCCGAGGCCGGCAAAACCCTGCAGCGTTCGCTGAGCAAACAAGGGATCGCCTTCAAGTTGAGTTCGAAAGTCACCAGCGCTACCTCGTCAGCCAGCGGTGTGCAGCTCAGCGTCGAGCCTTCGGCCGGCGGCAGCGCTGAGTTGCTGGAAGCCGACTACGTGCTGGTGGCCATCGGGCGTCGTCCGTACACCCAGGGCCTGGGTCTGGAAAACGTGGGGCTGAGCACCGATAAACGCGGCATGCTCGCCAACAGGCAACACCGCACCGAAGCGCCCGGCGTGTGGGTGATCGGCGACGTCACGTCGGGGCCGATGCTTGCGCACAAGGCCGAAGATGAAGCGATGGTCTGCGTCGAGCAGATCCACGGCAAGGCCGGCGAGGTCAACTACGACCTGATCCCCAACGTGATCTACACCAAACCGGAACTGGCCAGCGTCGGCAAGACTGAAGAGCAGCTCAAGGCCGAAGGTCGCGCTTACAAAGTCGGCAAGTTTCCGTTTACCGCCAACAGCCGGGCGAAGATCAACCACGAGACTGAAGGCTTTGCCAAAGTCCTCGCTGACGAACGCACGGACGAAATTCTCGGGGTGCATCTGGTCGGCCCGAGCGTGAGCGAAATGATCGGCGAATTCTGTGTGGCAATGGAGTTCAGCGCTTCGGCGCAGGACATTGCGCTGACGTGTCATCCGCACCCGACGCGCTCCGAAGCGTTGCGCCAGGCAGCAATGAATGTCGAGGGGATGGCGACGCAGATGTAA
- the hflK gene encoding protease modulator HflK, translated as MQVDLEVEGTPVTGLPRFQQAAMQGRRLRRWAIGLGGLAGAGWVLAFFVGLFAPQSLWLPLLVNQSAALLVLVAGLQSAWWVARWRERVMTPLASNPPTMEEPSAAQGWYEQLLERLSQRSLHWLGQIGAATLWLGGWAMLVLLGIEQAWNLALPAAAVGLSATVGAVMALLLAFALLVLERHLAQESPAQWPEAGSLAQLTRVVIITLVLGALCLLFASESAVWPVRVAVLIGILPGLVAIELLLRAVLSLFSPRREQLEPTLLARTFSADLLRWPPQPLLALQHELHNRFGIDLRQIWAFSYMRRAFLPVLALVVGLGWLLTGIHEIPLQGRGIYERFGKPVQVFAPGLHVGLPWPLGRVLNVENGVVHELATSVGENPAPVQPDPAEGPAPMTANRLWDASHVNDKSQVIASSRGEQQSFQIVNMDVRFVYRIGLSDQAALAATYNCADVPTLIRSTASRILVHDFASRTLDGLLGTDRVGLGDQIGRAVQNDLQKLDSGVEILATVVEAIHPPAGAANAYHSVQAAQIGAQALIARERGAAAEASNQAQLQASLARDQASANAREINASAQAAELKFTAEQKAYASAGQAFVLEQYLSQLSQGLSKAKLLVLDHRLGGSSNAPTIDLRTFTLPADPSPARTTAQPGVAH; from the coding sequence ATGCAAGTCGATCTGGAAGTTGAAGGCACGCCAGTGACCGGATTGCCGCGCTTTCAGCAGGCGGCGATGCAAGGTCGGCGATTACGGCGCTGGGCCATCGGCCTTGGCGGCTTGGCCGGGGCCGGGTGGGTGCTGGCGTTTTTTGTCGGGTTGTTCGCGCCGCAGTCGTTGTGGCTGCCGCTGTTGGTCAACCAGAGTGCGGCGTTGCTGGTGCTGGTCGCTGGTTTGCAATCGGCGTGGTGGGTGGCGCGATGGCGTGAGCGGGTGATGACGCCTCTGGCGTCGAATCCTCCAACAATGGAAGAACCGTCTGCTGCGCAGGGATGGTACGAGCAGCTGTTGGAACGCTTGAGTCAGCGCAGTTTGCATTGGCTTGGCCAGATCGGTGCGGCGACGTTGTGGCTGGGTGGCTGGGCGATGCTGGTGTTGCTTGGCATCGAGCAGGCGTGGAACCTCGCGCTACCGGCTGCGGCGGTGGGTTTGTCTGCCACCGTTGGCGCGGTGATGGCGTTGTTGCTGGCCTTCGCCTTGCTGGTACTGGAGCGGCACCTGGCACAAGAGAGTCCGGCGCAATGGCCAGAAGCGGGCTCGCTGGCGCAACTGACGCGGGTGGTGATTATCACTCTGGTGCTGGGCGCACTGTGTTTACTGTTCGCCAGCGAGAGCGCCGTGTGGCCGGTTCGCGTGGCCGTACTGATTGGAATCTTGCCGGGACTGGTCGCGATCGAGCTGTTATTGCGCGCCGTATTGTCACTATTCAGTCCTCGTCGCGAGCAACTCGAGCCGACCCTGCTGGCGCGCACCTTTAGCGCCGATCTGCTGCGTTGGCCGCCGCAACCGTTACTCGCGTTGCAGCACGAGTTGCACAACCGTTTCGGCATCGATCTGCGCCAGATCTGGGCGTTCAGCTACATGCGCCGCGCATTTCTGCCTGTGCTGGCGCTGGTTGTGGGACTCGGCTGGCTGCTGACCGGCATTCATGAAATTCCGTTGCAAGGTCGTGGGATCTACGAGCGTTTCGGCAAACCGGTGCAGGTGTTCGCTCCCGGGTTGCACGTTGGTTTGCCGTGGCCGCTGGGACGGGTGCTGAACGTGGAAAACGGCGTCGTCCACGAACTGGCGACCAGCGTCGGCGAAAACCCGGCGCCGGTTCAGCCCGATCCTGCCGAAGGCCCGGCCCCCATGACGGCCAATCGTCTGTGGGACGCCAGTCACGTCAACGACAAGTCTCAGGTGATTGCCAGCAGCCGCGGCGAGCAGCAGAGCTTCCAGATCGTCAACATGGACGTGCGGTTTGTCTATCGCATTGGCCTGAGTGACCAGGCGGCATTGGCGGCGACCTATAACTGTGCCGATGTCCCGACGTTGATCCGCAGCACGGCCAGCCGGATTCTGGTGCACGATTTCGCTTCGCGCACGCTCGACGGTTTGCTCGGTACCGATCGGGTAGGGCTGGGTGATCAGATTGGTCGCGCGGTGCAAAACGATCTGCAAAAGCTCGACAGCGGGGTGGAGATTCTTGCCACGGTGGTTGAAGCCATTCATCCGCCGGCCGGTGCGGCCAACGCGTATCACAGCGTGCAAGCAGCGCAGATTGGTGCGCAGGCGTTAATCGCCCGTGAGCGGGGAGCGGCGGCTGAAGCGAGTAATCAGGCGCAGTTGCAGGCCAGCCTCGCCCGCGACCAGGCCAGCGCCAATGCGCGCGAAATCAATGCTTCGGCGCAGGCCGCGGAGCTGAAATTCACTGCCGAGCAAAAAGCCTACGCCAGCGCCGGCCAGGCGTTCGTTCTGGAGCAATACCTCAGTCAGCTCAGCCAAGGCTTGAGCAAAGCCAAATTGCTGGTGCTCGACCATCGTCTGGGTGGCAGCAGCAATGCGCCGACCATCGACTTGCGTACGTTTACGCTGCCGGCTGATCCATCGCCCGCGCGCACCACCGCTCAACCAGGAGTTGCCCATTGA
- a CDS encoding glycosyltransferase, whose amino-acid sequence MNFILYSDINDSSISQNPAQPDSSDLLLKAYRPLLETLGRVHIVHSVAAVDPLYRQLLSAGQESVCLSFNPPQTTPFDLECPTVCVVAWEYDSIPDEQWDNDPLQDWTRMLAKHGRVITLSSHAAAAIRRSMGDAFPVLVLPAPLWESFAAIREEHASTPVNAGTTLTVKGCIFDSRLMDLHPDNLLPEPLTAEEQAEIEARLEASRPPPLTLKRRYVIARHFLRLWLLNLGHEQTPPVPRVRFLQNWYWEGLHDLLPERLHDWLGKRLPTIAGPIPVPVVAPAPRELPDTSVEVQTHIDGVVYVSAFSPTDGHKNWIQILTAFCAAFRDTPDATLVMRLTQSDLTDVYEHLITPMAQLAPYACRVMLIVGDLDDREHARLYQAASFYVNASHCEGVCLPLMSFMACGKPVIAPDHTAMQDYIDESVAFVVGSSLEVSIWPHDPRGLHRARRYRPDWGSLKKAYENSYRMATTQPQDYQHMALAAAERMRNYCAVPALQERVADFFGLASHAGNVAQVTDNASC is encoded by the coding sequence ATGAATTTCATTCTTTATTCGGATATCAACGACAGTTCCATCAGCCAGAATCCGGCTCAGCCTGATTCCAGTGACCTGCTACTGAAGGCCTATCGTCCGCTGCTTGAAACACTTGGGCGCGTTCACATCGTGCATTCTGTCGCCGCGGTCGATCCGCTCTACCGACAGTTGCTCAGCGCTGGCCAGGAGAGCGTTTGCCTCTCGTTCAACCCCCCGCAGACAACGCCCTTCGATCTCGAGTGCCCGACCGTTTGTGTGGTTGCCTGGGAGTACGACTCGATCCCCGACGAACAGTGGGACAACGATCCGCTGCAGGACTGGACGCGCATGCTGGCGAAACACGGGCGGGTGATCACCCTGTCCAGCCACGCGGCCGCCGCGATCCGTCGCTCAATGGGCGACGCGTTCCCGGTGCTGGTGTTGCCAGCCCCCCTGTGGGAAAGCTTTGCGGCGATCCGCGAGGAGCACGCGAGCACACCGGTCAATGCCGGCACCACGTTGACGGTCAAAGGTTGCATCTTCGATTCTCGGCTCATGGACCTGCACCCGGATAACCTGCTGCCGGAACCGCTCACTGCGGAGGAACAGGCGGAAATCGAGGCCCGACTGGAAGCTTCACGCCCACCGCCGTTGACCTTGAAGCGCCGCTATGTGATTGCCCGGCATTTCTTGCGCCTGTGGCTGCTGAATCTGGGCCACGAGCAGACGCCACCGGTGCCGCGGGTGAGATTCCTGCAGAACTGGTACTGGGAAGGACTGCACGATCTGCTGCCGGAGCGGCTGCATGACTGGCTCGGTAAACGCTTGCCAACTATCGCCGGCCCGATACCGGTGCCTGTGGTCGCTCCTGCACCACGGGAACTGCCGGATACCTCGGTAGAGGTCCAGACCCACATTGACGGGGTGGTCTATGTGTCGGCGTTCAGCCCTACGGACGGCCACAAAAACTGGATACAGATCCTTACCGCTTTTTGCGCGGCATTTCGCGACACGCCCGACGCAACGCTGGTGATGCGCTTGACCCAGAGCGATCTGACGGATGTCTACGAGCACTTGATAACCCCGATGGCGCAACTGGCACCGTATGCGTGCCGAGTGATGCTGATCGTGGGCGATCTGGATGATCGTGAACATGCCCGGCTTTATCAGGCCGCGAGTTTTTACGTCAACGCCTCGCATTGCGAAGGTGTATGCCTGCCGCTGATGTCGTTCATGGCTTGCGGCAAACCGGTGATCGCGCCCGATCACACGGCAATGCAAGACTACATCGACGAGTCCGTGGCGTTCGTGGTCGGCTCCAGTCTGGAAGTGAGCATCTGGCCACATGATCCGCGTGGGCTGCATCGTGCGCGACGTTACCGACCGGACTGGGGCTCGCTGAAAAAGGCCTACGAAAACAGCTACCGGATGGCCACCACGCAGCCGCAGGATTATCAGCACATGGCACTGGCGGCGGCCGAGCGCATGCGCAACTACTGCGCGGTGCCCGCCTTGCAGGAACGCGTCGCAGACTTTTTCGGACTGGCGTCACACGCCGGCAACGTTGCCCAGGTTACGGATAACGCCTCATGCTGA
- a CDS encoding LysE family translocator, translated as MASLWLFFLALAVVYLLPGPDMILLLQTGARQGRGAALATATGLAIARSCHVALAALGLAALFKAAPWTFEVVRLAGAAYLLWIGIQCLRNTLVPNLNTGDVAGMPGQWREAIRRGVLTNLLNPKALLFCSVLLPQFIVAEGAPVLTQFAVLGALLVGIGLLFDSAYALTGAALGRWLQHSPTAQRVQQWLFGSLLIGFAVRLTFVQQA; from the coding sequence GTGGCGAGTCTCTGGCTGTTTTTTCTGGCTTTGGCGGTGGTCTATCTGTTGCCCGGCCCGGACATGATCCTGCTGCTGCAAACCGGTGCCCGGCAGGGTCGCGGTGCGGCACTGGCGACGGCGACAGGCCTGGCAATTGCCCGCAGCTGTCACGTGGCATTGGCGGCGTTGGGGCTGGCGGCGCTGTTCAAGGCCGCGCCGTGGACATTCGAAGTGGTACGGCTGGCCGGCGCGGCGTATCTGCTGTGGATCGGTATCCAGTGCCTGCGCAACACGCTGGTGCCGAACCTGAATACCGGCGACGTTGCCGGCATGCCCGGGCAATGGCGTGAAGCGATCCGGCGCGGTGTGCTGACCAACCTGCTCAACCCGAAGGCGTTGCTGTTCTGCTCAGTGCTGTTGCCGCAATTCATCGTCGCCGAAGGCGCGCCGGTGCTGACCCAATTCGCCGTGCTCGGCGCCCTGCTGGTCGGCATCGGCCTGCTGTTCGACAGTGCATATGCCCTGACCGGCGCCGCCCTGGGCCGCTGGCTGCAACACAGCCCGACGGCGCAACGCGTTCAACAGTGGCTGTTCGGCAGCCTGCTGATCGGCTTCGCGGTGCGCCTGACGTTTGTGCAACAGGCTTAG
- a CDS encoding class I SAM-dependent methyltransferase, whose protein sequence is MLRLLKKLTATTPVPAPAEPVAAPAAKADSYALGLHDAVLSGWFNQQTDELFKGFVVSADDTVLDVGCGDGGNVHFCGMRGAKIIIADIDGAKVGATRQRLSDTPARDIECHVTDCNPLPIADATATRVVSTEVIEHVDDPAQFLAELVRVGKPGALYLLSVPHPSSEDLQKDIAAPEYFQKPNHIRVISEDQFKAMVNEAGLEIISHSQYGFYWSLWMLLFWEAKVDLSDPDHPLLNHWANTWQAVLDSPRGLQIKQALDAVVAKSQVIIARKPVA, encoded by the coding sequence ATGCTGAGACTGTTGAAGAAACTCACGGCGACGACGCCTGTTCCAGCCCCGGCAGAGCCTGTCGCGGCGCCCGCCGCGAAGGCCGACTCGTACGCGCTCGGCCTGCACGATGCGGTGCTCAGCGGCTGGTTCAACCAGCAGACCGACGAGCTGTTCAAGGGCTTTGTGGTGTCGGCCGATGACACCGTGCTCGATGTCGGCTGCGGCGATGGCGGCAACGTGCATTTCTGCGGCATGCGCGGGGCGAAGATCATCATTGCCGACATTGATGGCGCCAAGGTCGGAGCCACCCGTCAGCGCCTGAGCGACACTCCGGCGCGCGACATCGAGTGCCACGTGACCGACTGCAACCCGCTGCCGATTGCCGACGCCACTGCCACGCGCGTGGTGTCCACCGAAGTCATCGAACACGTCGACGACCCTGCACAGTTCCTCGCTGAGCTGGTGCGCGTCGGCAAACCGGGCGCGTTGTACCTGTTGAGTGTGCCGCACCCCAGTTCCGAAGACCTGCAAAAGGACATCGCCGCGCCTGAGTACTTCCAGAAACCCAACCACATACGCGTCATCAGCGAAGATCAGTTCAAGGCGATGGTCAACGAGGCCGGGCTGGAAATCATCAGCCACAGCCAGTACGGTTTTTACTGGTCGCTGTGGATGCTGCTGTTCTGGGAAGCCAAGGTCGATTTGAGCGATCCGGATCATCCGCTGCTCAATCACTGGGCCAATACCTGGCAAGCCGTACTGGACTCGCCGCGCGGTTTGCAGATCAAGCAAGCGCTGGATGCGGTGGTGGCGAAAAGTCAGGTCATCATTGCCCGCAAGCCTGTTGCCTGA
- a CDS encoding class I SAM-dependent methyltransferase, which translates to MIRRLLRRLLGAQSVPSVEPVAEPVAEPTTEPPPLFTWSPRDVGFHDAVLDGWFLNDSGELLKGFAITPDDTLLDVGCGEGGATLFAVRKGASVIFTDSEHDKVRDLARQVEAQSSRPGLGLVSNSLPLPLVDGCASKVVCLEVMEHVDEPEPFMAELVRMGRPGALYLLSVPAPVGEHLQKGIAPENYYQTPNHVHIFTPERFAAMVEDAGLVIEHRQASGFFWVMGMIFFWASEKAAGKDPGGAVRDRIHAPYPPLMEGWARTWDELLQRPDGLAVKQVLDQFMPKSQVIIARKPLDTGLPNER; encoded by the coding sequence ATGATTCGCCGATTGCTTCGGCGTTTGCTCGGCGCACAATCGGTGCCCTCGGTTGAACCTGTTGCCGAGCCGGTGGCTGAGCCGACAACTGAACCGCCACCGCTGTTCACCTGGTCGCCGCGCGATGTCGGCTTCCATGACGCGGTACTCGATGGCTGGTTTCTCAATGACAGCGGCGAATTGCTCAAAGGCTTTGCCATTACGCCGGACGACACCTTGCTCGACGTCGGCTGTGGCGAGGGCGGCGCGACGTTGTTCGCGGTACGCAAGGGTGCCTCGGTGATTTTCACTGACAGCGAACACGACAAAGTGCGTGATCTGGCTCGTCAGGTTGAAGCTCAGAGCTCCCGGCCCGGTCTGGGTCTGGTCAGTAATAGCCTGCCATTGCCTCTGGTTGATGGCTGCGCGAGCAAAGTGGTGTGCCTGGAAGTGATGGAGCACGTCGACGAGCCTGAGCCGTTCATGGCCGAACTGGTGCGCATGGGGCGCCCCGGTGCGTTGTATCTGCTCAGCGTACCGGCACCGGTTGGCGAGCATTTGCAAAAAGGCATCGCCCCCGAAAATTACTACCAGACGCCGAACCATGTGCACATCTTCACCCCGGAGCGCTTTGCAGCAATGGTCGAAGACGCGGGGCTGGTCATCGAGCATCGGCAGGCCAGCGGATTCTTCTGGGTGATGGGCATGATTTTCTTCTGGGCCAGCGAAAAGGCTGCCGGCAAGGATCCGGGGGGGGCGGTGCGCGATCGCATTCATGCGCCGTATCCACCGTTGATGGAAGGCTGGGCCCGAACCTGGGATGAGTTGCTGCAACGACCCGACGGACTCGCGGTCAAGCAAGTGCTCGACCAGTTCATGCCCAAGAGCCAGGTGATCATTGCCCGTAAACCCCTGGATACCGGGTTGCCCAATGAGCGCTGA
- a CDS encoding DUF3142 domain-containing protein, giving the protein MLFFVRQLTLAVAVLLFAGCKPQASLPLDQQLYVWQRQWTSAHDPALRDSRADFSTLRVLALQAFPNAGWSRARIDPQVLKRDGRPLIAVMRLDGQLKSLDQAQVTAQILQVIADWQAQGLTLSGIEVDHDAGNARLPAYAQFLKHLRAALPPSLPLSITALPAWLDSGQLATLLQTVDSSVLQVHAVSDPRRGLFDPDQALQWARAWARITDKPFYLALPAYGVALLPDEGGAPLVESEVPLERGGQRQELLADPRQLSQLGNTLREDPPAHLAGLIWFRLPLANDRRAWSLTTLRAVARGYALNSQLGLTLSETDGLYDLTLDNPGNLDSAWPARITVKARDCEGADALAGYALQQSPDLLTFTRLRDGRLPAGAQRAIGWARCAHIDQGGSHVDP; this is encoded by the coding sequence ATGCTGTTTTTTGTTCGTCAGCTGACATTAGCGGTCGCTGTATTACTGTTCGCCGGGTGCAAGCCGCAGGCCTCATTGCCGCTCGATCAGCAGCTCTACGTCTGGCAACGCCAGTGGACGTCGGCCCATGACCCTGCATTGCGCGACAGCCGTGCGGACTTCTCGACCTTGCGCGTGCTGGCCTTGCAGGCTTTTCCGAATGCAGGATGGAGCCGGGCGCGTATCGATCCGCAGGTGTTGAAGCGCGATGGTCGGCCATTGATCGCGGTCATGCGTCTCGACGGACAACTCAAGTCGCTGGACCAGGCGCAGGTCACGGCACAGATTCTCCAGGTCATTGCTGACTGGCAGGCACAAGGCCTGACCCTGAGCGGCATCGAGGTCGATCACGATGCCGGCAACGCGCGGCTGCCGGCGTACGCGCAATTCCTCAAGCATCTGCGCGCTGCGTTGCCGCCCTCCCTGCCATTGAGCATCACTGCGCTGCCTGCCTGGCTCGACAGCGGGCAATTGGCGACGCTGTTGCAAACCGTCGACAGCAGTGTGCTGCAAGTGCACGCAGTGAGCGATCCGCGACGCGGTCTGTTTGATCCCGATCAGGCGCTGCAATGGGCCAGGGCCTGGGCGCGGATCACCGATAAACCGTTCTACCTGGCACTCCCAGCCTACGGCGTGGCATTGCTGCCGGATGAGGGCGGTGCGCCGCTGGTGGAAAGCGAGGTGCCGCTCGAGCGCGGAGGTCAGCGTCAGGAGCTGCTTGCCGATCCGCGGCAACTGAGCCAACTGGGCAACACATTGCGTGAGGATCCTCCGGCCCATCTGGCCGGGCTGATCTGGTTTCGCCTGCCGCTGGCCAATGACCGCCGTGCCTGGAGTCTGACCACGTTGCGCGCCGTTGCCCGAGGCTATGCGTTGAACAGTCAGTTGGGCCTGACGCTCAGCGAAACTGACGGACTCTACGACCTCACACTCGACAACCCCGGTAACCTCGACAGCGCCTGGCCCGCGCGTATCACGGTGAAAGCGCGGGATTGCGAAGGCGCCGATGCGCTGGCCGGTTATGCATTGCAACAAAGCCCGGATCTGCTTACCTTCACCCGCCTGCGCGACGGCCGATTGCCGGCAGGCGCACAACGCGCCATCGGTTGGGCTCGTTGCGCACATATTGATCAAGGAGGTTCGCATGTTGACCCGTAA